In Pirellulales bacterium, a genomic segment contains:
- a CDS encoding PSD1 and planctomycete cytochrome C domain-containing protein: MRNVLGSFGIVWAIAWSGPTSTAADLPERVEFNRDVRPILSDNCYFCHGPDKNKRQADLRLDTRAGLFGESDVPGSVVAGDPNASELWRRMVSADPDEHMPPAESGKQPSEHELAIVRRWIEQGAEWEGHWSFTAIKRPAPPETAGAVAPIDAFIGEALHAAGLNPSPPAPAHVLVRRLALDLTGLPPSIDLVEGFAADPSGPAYERLVDQLLASPAFGERMAVWWLDLVRYADSVGYHGDQPVSVYAFREYIINAFNGNKRFDQFTIEQLAGDLLPEPTSEQRVASGYNRLGMMSAEGGVQDKEYLAKYIAERVRNLGGTWLGLTLGCAECHNHKFDPLATRDFYRFEAFFADLEERGLYSGANVNGEWGPRMQVPSPEQAQRQSELQAAIAATRAVLGTETPELAAAQAAWEAAQIAWTVLRPTSVVSAGGAELKVLDDGSILAAGKNPDRDTYTLSFAELPQGTTALRLETLPHDSLPQQGPGRAGNGNFVLSELTLAVQPASGDALGPITISRAEADHEQTSFAEANPYGRWAVAAAIDGDAKGPTWGWAILDQAGRDHRAVFELAADLALEPGNHLRLTLAQNLDNPGHNLGRFRVSAATASRPVSVAAALPEAIAAILAVPVDARQVEQRQALAAHFRTITPLLDGERAKLAEFERQLAELDKQIPTTLVARAVEPRLIRLLPRGNWMDDSGEIVEPGFPEFLSAGATAPAAPAGARLTRLDLAHWLVAPENPLVARVLANRLWKMFFGAGLSRKLDDLGAQGQWPTHPELLDYLAGQLIDSGWDLKRLVKQIVLSDTYRQSSVESPELRERDPDNRLWARQGRFRLEAEFVRDGALAASGLLVTQIGGPSVKPYQPPGYWAYLNFPPREWENDRGPALYRRGLYTHWQRQYLHPSLAAFDGPCREECTADRPLSNTPLQSLVLLNDPSYVEAARALAERMLHASADPLARLDWAFRTVVSRPIDPTEADVLLRLVEKHRQQYAADRAAADQLLAIGDHPAPADLDRAELAAWTSAARAVLNLHEAITRN; the protein is encoded by the coding sequence ATGCGCAACGTGTTGGGTTCGTTCGGCATTGTCTGGGCAATTGCCTGGAGCGGACCAACCAGCACGGCGGCGGACCTGCCCGAGCGGGTCGAATTCAATCGCGACGTGCGGCCGATCCTCTCCGACAATTGCTATTTTTGCCACGGTCCCGACAAGAACAAACGCCAGGCCGACCTGCGGCTCGACACGCGGGCCGGCCTGTTCGGTGAGAGCGACGTCCCCGGCTCGGTCGTGGCCGGCGACCCCAACGCCAGCGAGTTGTGGCGGCGAATGGTCTCGGCCGACCCGGACGAGCACATGCCCCCGGCCGAATCGGGCAAGCAGCCCAGCGAGCACGAACTGGCCATCGTGCGCCGGTGGATCGAGCAGGGGGCCGAGTGGGAGGGGCACTGGTCGTTTACGGCCATCAAGCGCCCCGCACCGCCCGAGACGGCCGGCGCGGTCGCGCCCATCGACGCCTTCATCGGCGAAGCGTTGCACGCGGCAGGGCTCAACCCGTCGCCGCCGGCGCCCGCACATGTCCTGGTGCGGCGGCTGGCGCTCGATTTAACCGGGCTGCCCCCTTCGATCGACCTGGTCGAAGGCTTCGCGGCCGATCCATCGGGCCCGGCCTACGAGCGGCTGGTCGATCAACTGCTGGCCTCGCCCGCCTTTGGCGAACGCATGGCCGTGTGGTGGCTCGACCTGGTCCGCTATGCCGACAGTGTGGGCTACCACGGCGATCAGCCGGTGAGCGTGTATGCCTTTCGCGAGTACATCATCAACGCCTTCAACGGCAACAAGCGGTTCGACCAGTTCACGATCGAACAATTGGCCGGCGACTTGCTGCCCGAGCCGACCTCCGAACAGCGCGTGGCGTCGGGCTACAACCGCCTGGGCATGATGAGCGCCGAAGGGGGAGTGCAGGACAAGGAATACCTGGCCAAGTACATCGCCGAGCGCGTGCGAAATCTTGGCGGCACCTGGTTGGGCCTGACGCTGGGCTGTGCCGAATGCCACAACCACAAGTTCGACCCGCTCGCGACGCGCGATTTCTATCGCTTCGAGGCCTTCTTCGCCGATCTCGAAGAACGGGGTCTCTACAGCGGCGCGAACGTCAACGGCGAATGGGGACCGCGGATGCAGGTGCCCTCACCCGAGCAGGCGCAGCGGCAAAGCGAATTGCAGGCGGCAATCGCAGCGACGCGCGCCGTGCTTGGCACCGAAACTCCCGAGCTCGCGGCGGCGCAAGCGGCCTGGGAAGCGGCGCAAATCGCCTGGACCGTGCTGCGGCCCACGAGCGTCGTCTCGGCCGGCGGCGCCGAATTGAAAGTGCTTGACGACGGCTCGATTCTCGCCGCGGGCAAGAATCCCGATCGCGATACCTACACGCTGAGCTTCGCCGAATTGCCGCAGGGCACGACGGCCCTGCGGCTCGAAACGCTGCCGCACGACTCGCTGCCGCAGCAGGGGCCCGGCCGCGCCGGCAACGGCAACTTCGTGCTCAGCGAGCTGACCCTGGCTGTCCAGCCGGCCTCGGGCGATGCACTCGGCCCAATCACGATCTCGCGCGCCGAGGCAGATCACGAGCAGACGAGCTTTGCCGAGGCAAATCCTTACGGCCGTTGGGCCGTGGCCGCCGCGATCGACGGCGACGCCAAAGGGCCCACCTGGGGTTGGGCCATCCTCGATCAGGCCGGCCGCGATCATCGGGCCGTATTCGAGCTGGCGGCCGACCTCGCGCTCGAGCCCGGCAATCATCTGCGGCTGACGTTGGCCCAGAATCTCGACAACCCGGGCCACAATCTCGGACGGTTCCGGGTTTCGGCCGCGACGGCGTCGCGGCCTGTGAGCGTCGCGGCCGCTTTGCCCGAGGCGATCGCCGCGATCCTGGCCGTGCCGGTCGACGCCCGCCAGGTTGAACAACGCCAGGCCTTGGCCGCGCATTTTCGCACGATCACGCCGCTGCTGGACGGCGAGCGCGCCAAGCTGGCCGAGTTCGAGCGCCAGCTTGCCGAACTCGACAAGCAGATTCCCACGACGCTTGTGGCCCGCGCGGTCGAGCCGCGGCTGATTCGGCTGTTACCGCGCGGCAATTGGATGGACGACAGCGGCGAGATCGTCGAACCGGGTTTCCCCGAGTTCCTCTCGGCCGGCGCGACGGCACCAGCGGCACCCGCCGGCGCACGCCTGACGCGCCTCGACCTGGCCCATTGGCTCGTGGCCCCCGAAAACCCGCTCGTGGCGCGCGTGCTCGCCAACCGCCTGTGGAAGATGTTCTTCGGCGCCGGCCTCTCGCGCAAACTCGACGATCTCGGCGCTCAGGGACAATGGCCGACCCATCCCGAGCTGCTCGATTATCTCGCCGGGCAACTGATCGACTCGGGCTGGGACCTCAAGCGGCTCGTCAAGCAAATCGTCCTGTCGGACACCTACCGGCAGTCGTCCGTCGAATCGCCCGAGCTGCGCGAGCGCGATCCGGATAATCGCCTGTGGGCCCGGCAGGGGCGGTTCCGGCTCGAGGCCGAGTTCGTTCGCGACGGCGCCTTGGCCGCCAGCGGGCTCTTGGTCACGCAGATCGGCGGGCCGAGCGTCAAGCCGTATCAGCCGCCGGGCTATTGGGCTTATTTGAATTTCCCACCCCGCGAATGGGAAAACGATCGCGGCCCGGCGCTGTATCGCCGCGGGTTGTACACGCACTGGCAGCGTCAATACCTGCATCCCAGCCTCGCGGCGTTCGATGGTCCCTGCCGCGAGGAGTGCACCGCCGACCGGCCGCTTTCGAACACGCCGCTGCAATCGCTCGTGTTGTTGAACGACCCCTCGTACGTCGAAGCGGCCCGGGCCTTGGCCGAGCGGATGCTGCACGCCAGCGCCGATCCGTTGGCGCGGCTCGATTGGGCGTTTCGGACGGTCGTTTCGCGACCGATCGATCCCACCGAGGCCGACGTGCTGTTGCGCCTCGTCGAGAAGCACCGTCAACAATATGCCGCCGATCGCGCGGCGGCCGACCAGTTGCTCGCCATCGGCGATCATCCCGCGCCGGCGGATCTCGATCGTGCCGAGCTGGCGGCTTGGACCAGCGCGGCGCGTGCCGTGTTGAACCTGCACGAAGCCATCACCAGGAACTGA